A single Nostoc sp. PCC 7107 DNA region contains:
- a CDS encoding IS5 family transposase codes for MSKAYPSNLTRVQYEFLSDMIPEPKPGGRKREVDIWEVLNGIFYVLVEGVRWRCLRRATPTLPGDFPVWQTVYSYFRKWRKDGTWLKIHDSLRQWTRIEEERHRSPSEAIIDSQSVKSAAMVSQSVGFDAGKKIKGRKRFMTVDTLGLVLRVLVTAANVGEREGGKLVLKRVKQSQKQVSRLTTLWVDGGFDGEPFMQWVMNFCRWIVQVVLRPEQTKGFVLLKKRWVVERTFGWVMGCRRLVRDYELLPETSETFIYLAMIRIMVRRLA; via the coding sequence ATGAGTAAAGCATACCCCAGCAATCTGACCCGTGTTCAATATGAATTTCTGAGTGACATGATTCCAGAACCAAAACCTGGGGGTCGCAAGCGTGAAGTTGATATATGGGAAGTCCTTAACGGAATTTTTTATGTGCTGGTAGAAGGAGTTAGATGGCGATGCCTACGGCGGGCTACGCCTACGCTACCAGGTGACTTTCCTGTATGGCAGACGGTATACAGCTATTTTCGTAAATGGCGCAAAGACGGAACGTGGTTGAAAATTCACGATAGCCTGCGGCAGTGGACACGGATTGAAGAGGAACGGCATCGAAGCCCATCGGAAGCGATCATCGATAGTCAAAGCGTCAAGAGTGCAGCGATGGTAAGTCAATCTGTGGGTTTTGATGCAGGTAAGAAAATTAAAGGACGCAAGCGATTTATGACGGTCGATACCTTGGGATTAGTCTTGCGGGTCTTAGTCACGGCTGCCAATGTGGGTGAACGCGAGGGAGGTAAACTAGTTCTCAAACGGGTAAAACAGTCTCAAAAGCAGGTATCTCGTTTGACAACCCTCTGGGTGGATGGCGGCTTTGACGGTGAGCCGTTTATGCAGTGGGTGATGAATTTTTGCCGTTGGATTGTGCAGGTGGTGTTGCGCCCAGAGCAAACCAAGGGCTTTGTCTTGCTCAAAAAACGTTGGGTGGTGGAGCGCACTTTCGGTTGGGTCATGGGGTGTCGGCGATTGGTCAGAGACTATGAGTTATTGCCAGAAACATCAGAGACGTTTATCTACCTTGCTATGATCCGGATCATGGTGAGGCGATTGGCATAA